CTGGTTTTCAATCCTTGTCAACAGGAAGCCATATGGATTTTTCCAAACAAGTCATTGAAACAAAGGGATCacctttctccttttctttttatatggtGTTAGAGGCGCTTAGTAGAGGCTTGAAGAGCTTAATCTTGATGGGAACGGTGCAACCATATGCTCTTGGCTGTGGCTGCATGCCAGTGTCACACGTAGCATTTACGGATGATGTTGTAATTTTTTCAAGAGGAGACCGTCGTTCGGTTAGCTAGGAAACGACTAATGGCTCGGtagcatggttcaaagtcgcggtcgcggtCGCGGTCGCGGCTTGgaacgttccacatcggtctcggcatatcggtcacggtctcggtgagacgcaaattttaaagaatttaatattctaaaaattgttaataatataaaaaaagtatgttaaacaaaaataataaaaaatagccAAAGAAATGGCCGAATCAATCCGTCGCGGTGTAACTTGGCCGATTTCTCGTCTTGACTCGGGATAACTCGGAGTGACTCGgtgtgactcggccgagtcaatcCGTCGCGGTGACGTCTCGGCCGATTTCTCGGCGAGATGAGTATCTCGGTCTCGATTCGTCGCGGTCTCGTCTCGGACTAGGCcgagacggtgacgactcggccgagtcgtctcggTCTCGGCCGAGTCTTCGAACCATGCTCGGTAGACGGGGTTTCAGTAGATGGATCTCCCCTTTGTTGATTAGGAGCAAGCTTTTCAAAGGTAAAGGTAAGAAAGAACACTTTCAGCAGTTAGTTGAGAAGATGAGACAAAAGTTGGCGGGCTGGAAGAACAAGTTGCTGTCAGCTGGTGGCCAGataattttaatcaaaaatgTTCTGACTGCTATACCATTATATGCTTTTACAGTTTTACAGCCACCTAAGAGTGTGTTGGGCTAGTTGGAGAGGATTATGTCCTCTTTTTTCTGGGGGGAAGCAGATGGACTGGATAAAAGACATCGGATTAAATGGAGAAATCTGTGCAAGCCAACACAGGAAAATGGTTTGGGGTTGTGCCAACTGGAAGACAGTGTGAACGCTTTTGGGTGCAAACTATGGTGGAAGTTGCGGTCTACTGAAACTTTATTAGCTCGGTTCATTCACTCTAAATATGCTATTGCTGAGAAGGTTTGTCACAGGTCCGAGGTTTGGTGGAAGAAAACTTGCAAGTATTAATAAGGGATGGTAGCTCCTCATTCTGGTACGATAATTGGTTTGGCTCCGGTCCTCTTGCTAGCCAAAAGGTTCAAGTGCCATTGCCAAATGTTCGTGTTCGAGATTTGTTGCAAGATAACGACTGGAACTTAGGCCAAGTAGAGTTGGTTCTCACAcatgaagaaaaaaatgcagaatTTACGGTCTCATACGTAGCTCTCCCAGGGTAAGAATCTGATGGTCTAGTGTCCATCTGCAAATGGTACGTTTTAGGTATCCTTAGCAATGGAAATGCTTCAGCAACCTTCAAGCTCAATGATATGCAGGAGGATGAGCAGGCGAATGCCATCAAAGGTATCGGTCTTTATGTAGAGACTGATTAATTTCATCCTGCCATTTCCAGATATCCTACAACAATTTGGTTTTAATCTCCCCTCGAAGTTTGCATTCTGTGATAATTAGGACAATTTCGCCCACTGCTTACTTGGATGTCAACTGGCAGTGCAGGTGTGGAAGAGAATAGAGTAGAAATTGGGTATGAAAGTACCACCATCAAAGGATATTATGCTTCATTTGCAGAATTGGTGGATGCACTCTTCGGGGAGGTCAACAATGGCTGAGCTGACGCAGATAGTCCCCTTATTAATCTGCTGGGAGCTGTGGAAAGCAAGGAACAAAGCCATTTTTTATGATTATAAAATGATAGTTGGTCAAGTCTTTCATCATGTGCTTGAGTTGTTACATTTTATTTCCTTGGCTCACCTCTTTGTCTTGGAAAATTGCAGTGGAAAGGGTCTTCAGCAGCTGGGGTTGTAGCTTTCCTTCACAGTTTCTAAACCAAAAAATGCTTAACTCTAGTTTGGTCCTTGCCATCACACCCTCATGCAAAACTAAATATAGACGGCTCGTTGCTAGGGAGTCTGGGAGACTTGAGGGAGATAATATCACTCGTTGGCGTCCCTCCCCGTGTGCAAGGCTTTGCCGGTTAAAACAAAAACATTAATTACAATAACAGTACTATAAAAATTATACTATTCAAACTATGAATCTAAGCAATTAATGAATAAAGTAGATTATACTCATTGTTAATAAGTACattaaataaaatattcttagagaaattaaaatttaattaatttttaattgaAAAGTGGGTCCTAGGTTGGGCTCACGAATGAGCTAATAAACAACCTCCTAAGTAGCAAACATCATTGGTTCGATGTTTCGGGTGAAACCAATTCACTAATAAAAAGCATTTTCTAAGTGAAGATTTGCGCGAATTGAAGTGAGACTATATTTTAAAATGAATGAACAACAGACTATTAAAATGGGACGAATAGATTACTTTGTATTGATATTAATAAATGAATGGTGTAATAAAAGACTCCATGAATTTTGTtccaaatttataaattttgttCCACATATTTCTATttatattaaaagaaaaataaaatggcCTCTTGATTAGACCTTGACATAATTGATATGTACTAACTGACGTAAACAATTGCTATAATAACAAAACTCTGTTAGAATATTAAACAGAGTTATTTATAGTGAGTTATAATTTGTTTAAAAGGTTGTACACTATTCAAGCTCTCCCTTATCAATAGCCATTCCGCATTTGTTCTTGGCCATTCTTAatacccttttttttaaaaaaaaatttatggagGAAGAGAgcgggatagtaaaacgtctcTGCAACTGTGTTTTAAAACTTGTACTAAATAGTCCAGTCTGACTAGTCGAACCAAAAACTAGCTAGGCTTCCTATTCGTGTCTCTTTTAAAAATTGCACCTCAAAAACTCTGTAAATCCCAATTTTACTAATCTTGTcattttttctatatttttttcattactaatttctttttttttcttgtattttcttcATCTCTAAAGCCTAATTTCATCTCTCCAACAATTAGGTGATAACATATGCAAAATCACCagggaaaagtttcaagaaaatagcaggaaagaaaatgggaaaataGATTTATAAATCTATGCAttgctatctttttttttttgttgcttttatTGATTTGTACAATATAACCTTACAAAGGAATAAACCTCCTACATCAACAAAACTTCTAGTGCAATATCAGCACTGTACAGAACAGGTAGAAAAGCTAACAACATTAAAAGCTAAACCTATTAATCAATTGCCAATTAGTCTTAGTCCTTGGAGTTTTGGATCAAGAAAGCGCGGACAGCCAAATCACTCTAGTAATATTCTCCATAAATTTCAATGTTCCTACAGATGAATGCTGAAATATCCTCTTGTTTCTTTCTTGCCATATATGCCAAAAGTGGTTGCAAAAACATGAGGCCTGATTTTAGACACAAAGGAGCTTGAGCTAGCATGTTGAGACCATCACGTTACTTCTTCATCCCATGGTAAAGAGCATCTATATACCGAACAAAATCTCTGTAGTTTTTCCAATATGCAACCAGAAAAAGTCCATTGGAAGAATAGATGCTCAATCGCCTCATTTTCTTGATTGCACAGAACACAAATTGGAGAGACATTTGCTACTCCCCATCTAGCAAGTCTACCCTTAGAAGTTTATGTTGTACTGCTAACCACAGTACAAACACAAATTTTGGTATATGGACACTCCCCCAGATAAGCTTGAATCAAGATACCTTACTTCCTGTgtgaaacaatttttccataGTAGACTTAACATAAAGTAGTCCATTTGCTGTTGCTGTCCACCTTACGCAGTCCTGCATTTGGTATTGCACTAAGATTGGAGCACAGTCTTTAAGCTCTCGCACCTTAGCATTAAAACGTCTTCCAATAGCCCAGATCTATTCACTATTCATAATCAAATCAGCCACTTTTAGATAGCTTAGATAGCTTTAGGTCTCTAAGCAAAGATTCAGGAAATTTCAGGTAGAGGGGTCCCAAAGAGAGCCAATTATCAAACCAGAAAGAAGTGCCCTTTCCAGCGCCAATATCAACACTGATCAGAAGCTTAGTAGTGTTTCTGATTTTAAGAATCTTCCTCCAAATCGAGGAACATTCAGTAGGTATTTTGATTTCCCGGAGGCTGCATTTATTCAGCTTAACCGAGTGGATCCACCTTACCCATAAagtgtctttttttttgtacatatATTTGAAATCAATTTGAGCATCAAACAGGTATTACATTGAACAATATTTCTAATCCCCAAACCTGCTTCTTCCTTTGGTCTACAAACATCTAACCACTGATCGACAAATTCTTGCAAGCATATAGGGTCAATCGTAGTAATAATTTACCTGAAATATTTCAAGGTCGAACCCACAGAAACGAGTTAATTTTCTACTTTAATTATtctaacaaaataacaaaattcaaatttaaggaGTGTATTTTCTACTTAAGCCATAAAAGAAACAATCAATTTAAATAAAGTAGTGGTGAGAAAACAATAGACGTGAGtgtagggtttcattttttaattcaaaatttgaatcaattaactAGTTAATTTCTTACCAAGTTATGAATGCATCACATATCTATATTTTAGACCAGCTCTCGATGCATCTAAAGTATGTTTAATTAAATCCTATGCCTCTCTTGATGGTCATAGGATTTCAATTAAACCCATTAAAATTCTCAGTGATATAGGTGCATCACACATACTCTAACCTACTCTCGTGATTAGTCTATGTGTATTTATCTATCTAGCGCACGGTTGTATCTCCTTTCTCAAGTTGACACAAACCCAACATTCATGTTCATGGTGATCAAGCATAAACATGCATTAAGAGCAAGATAAATAAATCATAGTaaaaagcaagaaattaaactagaaaaattaatcaaattcctttattaaaaccctaaccctagaaACAATTTATTTCAACATGATTTAGAAGTTAAAACCACGAATTTAAAAAGTTGCTACAAAGATAAGAGAAAGAGTAAGAAAACTTTTCAATTgtttgctccaatcttctccTTGCGTGCTCCTTGATTCGCCTCCGTTTGATCTTGATCTCTCAAGAATAAATTATGAAAAGATGTTAAAACTAGACTAGACTAATGTTTTCCACCTAAAAACCCCTATTTATAGCTTCTTGAAGATATATCCTAAATAGGGTAGGAATAGGTTCAATTGGATtcaaaaaatcatgttttcgcACATTTATCCAATGAAGACCAGCCCAATATCCGGTGCCTGTCATTAGATTGAGCACAAAGCATAAAAGGATCTAGAGATGTTCGGCGTCAAGCCATTTGCGAAGTCTAGCACCGATCATGGATTCAACCACGGATCAGTACGGATCCACATGAGGATCACTTTGAAACCTCAAAACACCATCAAATAGGCCAAATTAGTTCTTGCTCAAAAGACAAAATTGTAAACCTTTAATAAGCTTTCTAACGCCACAAGAATCATGTCATTTGGAGATCTGGACGCTAAGATATGCCTAAAAAACTAATACCCGGTCATAAGAGCATTGCAGCACAATTGTACTTCAGTAATTTGGACTTTTGACTATGAAAATGTGAGAACCAAACTTTGaggtcttcataaaagttgtagagaattcTCTTAACttaaaattaaatcaagaatcatcttaatctgATTTCTGTTACTCAAGTTATCACCAAAATACTGAAATATGTCATTCCTACGAAACCTCTTTCCCTTGACTTTTTCCTCTTTCATTGCTAATTCACACCATGTTTTTAGTCCATTTTCTCTCTAATTGAACTTTACACCTATTAGAATAATATAAGAGCAAAATTAAGTAGTTTCTACTCAAAATAAAGCTCAAATAACATGGTTATCTAGCAACTTATGCATTTAAATGTACTACAATTTATACCCTATCAAATTCTCCTGCACTTAGTCTGTGCTTGTTCTCAAGGACAAGAATAAAgcgaattaaatataaataatgGCTATATTCAAGGTTATCATTATTAAAGCAACCATTCTATGCAAGTGTCAAGTACTAATAGTAAAAACTAAAGAGACACTTCTTCGGTTAGCTTTTAACACCATCGACCCTTTCAACTCCGGCTAACTAAATTaggaataaaaatatttaacaAGCATTTCCTTGCAAATGGCCCAAGTATtaagcaaaatattaaacttataGCCATATGGATCCACATGCTAATCTTATTATCCacatatttttgtttctttcttttcatatttttctctttatttttcttcaaattcccccacacttaagCTTTTTCACATTTTAACAAGAGGAATACACTTAATTATTAGCCATTTAAGCCTTTTGATGCGAATTCTAACATCTCCCAAATAGAATAGCCTGGTTACTTAGCTTACACCGCTAAAGAATCACATACTCATAACAATCATCACTTTTTGATGTAAAAGCCAACACTTTTAGGCGAAGATTCCCAGTTATTGGGCAACGACAACCAGCGAAGTGCAgacaaattaataaaataaacatttaaatacaaataagaaCACAAAAATCTGCTTCATATCCCAATAATATGGAGAACAAAGATTAATAATTAGGCCAAATTCACAAgaaaaatgctagaaaacatttacaataccTAGAAAAATtagccaaaaattgaaaaggtcACAAACTATCAAATATTCATCAAAGAAGTACTCTAAAGCAACACCATGTGACACTTAATAGATCATCAACAATACCAATAGGATAATACACTGAACGATCAGCCAGTTGTAGAATCACTTGAATAGGCCCCAAATTGGCAAACTTTAATTTCCTGAAAAATGATAGAGATATCAAATTAACACTATATCCATGGTCACACAAACATTTATCAACAATAATATGTTCAAATTGACAAGGTACATTAAAACTCTCTGGATCTTTCATCTTGATAGGAAAACCATTTTGTGGCATTGCACTGCATTCCTCAGTAAGAGACACCTCTGCAAAGTCTTCTAACTTCTTTTTATTAGACACTATctctttcaagaactttgcaCAAGCAGGTATATCAGcaagaatttcaaaaaaaaacatGTTCACTTGAAGTTTCTTGAGCAACTCCACAAACTTTTGATATTGCGCGTCCATTGCCTTTTTCTTAAGCCTTTGGAGAAAAGGGATGGGTGGCACATAAGCTTTCACCTCAAGCACCTTCATACGTTGATTATCTTACCCTTGATTTTTTCACATGAACCATTCCCCGAATCCCCAGTTTCTTCACTTTTAATAGCAATTCCGCTCCTCCTTTGCTTTGCACTTGGTTTAGTCTTGGATTTAATGACAAGATCATCCAATACTTTGCCTGAACTAAGAGTCACAGCCATACTAGTTTCTTTTGGGTTCACCTCAATGCTACTAGGCAATTTCCCTGGTGCCGTTTCAATTACTACATTTACTAGTTGACCAACTTGCCTTTTAAGATTTTGAATGGAGGCTTGttgagattgagcaagtttgtcAAACTGGTCCATCTTTTGGTCCACCTTTTGCATGTATTGCAGCATCATTTCTTCAAGGTTGGACTTTTTCTCCTAAGTAGGTTGAGAAGAATATTGAAAAGTTGCTGCAAATTTTGAAACCCAAGTGGTCCCATAGGTCTAATCCATTGATCCTTTATGAAAAGTTAGGATTGTTTTTCCATCCTTTATATATGTGGTGGAAAAAGGATCATTCCTTGGCTGCAACTTCTGCCCCCCATGAAATTAACATCTTCTACCATGGTGGGAGGATCTCTATTATAGTAACTAGCACCAGAATAACCATACATGTGAGAATAAGCACATGATTCTTGAGATTGAACTACCCGATTTAAGAGTTATTGCATTTGATGACTCAATTCAGCTACCTGCCCAAATCCCATGGCACATTCACTTCATGCACTCGTACTCTCTTACCCCGAATTGGTTTTTGTTGAGAATTGATAGTTAACAATTCATAGAGACTAACAAATTCCTCCAAGGTTTTGTCACCAATATACCTTCCTGCTGCAATATCCACCATATTCAGGGTTATTAAGGTCAACCCATCATAGAAAAATTACACTTGCAATGCCAATGAATAGTGGTGGTGAGGACATTGAGAAAGTAGTAGCTTAAAGCGATCCCATGCTTCATGTATTAGCTCTCGTTCCATCTGCGAAAATATGCAAATCTTGTTCCTTAAATCGATGGTCTTCTGAGAAGAACAGTATTTGGTCATAAAGATGTTATAAACATCTTCCCATGTCCTTAAAGATCCTTCAAGGAGATGAAGTAACCAAGACTTTGCACGATCCTTGAAACAATAAGAGAAGCACCTTATTCGTAAGTCATCTTCTGAAACTCCACTCAAAGGGAAAGTTTGGACAACCAAATAAAATTCCATTATGAAGGACAATGAGTCTTCATTGGCTAAACCATGGAAAGTAGGCAACATGCTGCAGTGTACAGTTTTGAGCTCATAGTTTTTTGCTCCGTCACTTAGCGAGATGCAGTGGGAAGAGGTTACGATCACAGGACGTTGGATGTCCCAAAGGCGAAGTCCTGCAAGTGGTTGCACTACCTGCTATTGATTATTGCCATTATTTCTATTCTCCTCAGCCATCTCTTCGTCGCCAGAATTGCCCGACTCAGCTATCTCTAAGGTGATATGAAATCCTGGTGAAGATGGTTGCAAAGTTTGTTTTTGCAAGCGAGTTTACTTCCTCAAATACTTTgcagttttttcaatttttgaatcaAAATCCAAATCACCTTTTTGAGATTGGGTCATACACCAATCACCTAAGTAAGAAAAATCAAACTAAAAGTGAAGAACTAgaagtaaaataagataaaaaattaaattcaattCAATAAAGTAGAAAAATTAAGTGTCGTCTCCGGCAACGGCACCAAAAACTTGATCGACAAATTCCTGCAAGCGCACAAGGTCAATCATCGTAATATTTTACCTCAAATGTTCCAAGGTCGAACCCACAGGGACGagttaattttctattttaattattctaacaaaattcaaatttaaggaGTGTATTTTCTAactaaacaataaaaaaaaatcaatttaaatAAAGTAGTGGTGAGAAAACTTTAGACATGAGTCTATGATTTCAGGTTTTAATCCAAAATTTGAGTCAATTATCTAGTTAGTTTCTAACCAAGTTACGAACGTATCACATGACTATATTTTAGACCACCTCTTGATGCATCTAAAGTGTGTTCCATTAAATCCTACACCTCTCTAGATGGTCATAAGAGTTCAATTAAAGCCATTAAAATTCTCAGTGATATAGGTGCATCACACATACCCTAACCTACTCTTATGATTAGTCTATGTGTGTTTATCTATCTAGTGCACGGTTGTATCTCCTTTCTCAAGTTGACACAAACCCAACATTCATGTTCATGGTGATCAGGCATAAACACGCATTAAGAACAAGATAAATAAATCATAGTAAAAGGCAAGAAATTAAACTacaaaaattaatcaatttgcTTCATAAAACCCCTAACCCGAGAAATAATTTAGTTCAACATGATTTAGAAGTTAAAATCACAAATTCAAAAAGTTGCTACAAAGATAAGAGAAAGAGTAAGAAAACTTCTCAGTtgcttgctccaatcttctccTAGCGCGCTCCTTGATTCGCCACCATTTGAACTTGATCTCTCAAGAATAAACTGTGAAAAGATGTTAAAACTAGATTAGACTAATGTTTTCCACCTAAAAATGACCTAAAGAACCCCTATTTATAGTTTCTTGAAGATATATCCTAAACAGGGTAGGAATAGGCTCTATTGGACtcaaaaaatcatgtttttgcacatTGATCCAATAAATACCGGCCCAATTCCAGCATAGGTCATTGGACGGAGCACAAAGCATAAAAGGATCTGGNNNNNNNNNNNNNNNNNNNNNNNNNNNNNNNNNNNNNNNNNNNNNNNNNNNNNNNNNNNNNNNNNNNNNNNNNNNNNNNNNNNNNNNNNNNNNNNNNNNNNNNNNNNNNNNNNNNNNNNNNNNNNNNNNNNNNNNNNNNNNNNNNNNNNNNNNNNNNNNNNNNNNNNNNNNNNNNNNNNNNNNNNNNNNNNNNNNNNNNNNNNNN
Above is a genomic segment from Coffea eugenioides isolate CCC68of chromosome 5, Ceug_1.0, whole genome shotgun sequence containing:
- the LOC113770236 gene encoding uncharacterized protein LOC113770236, translated to MKVLEVKAYVPPIPFLQRLKKKAMDAQYQKFVELLKKLQVNMFFFEILADIPACAKFLKEIVSNKKKLEDFAEVSLTEECSAMPQNGFPIKMKDPESFNVPCQFEHIIVDKCLCDHGYSVNLISLSFFRKLKFANLGPIQVILQLADRSVYYPIGIVDDLLSVTWCCFRVLL